The following proteins are co-located in the Gossypium hirsutum isolate 1008001.06 chromosome A02, Gossypium_hirsutum_v2.1, whole genome shotgun sequence genome:
- the LOC107952497 gene encoding uncharacterized protein, translated as MRTRGTCGRGIRGCDRGRGSARAGSSASGHMPNVAPASPVSETGSYGRAAGDKGDKIVAGYEAEFLRLSRYARGMVATDYKRCVHFEYDLQDELRILIAPQRERDFAVLVEKEKITEDVKRSEGQNHEKKRGRSRKDPEPSSSFSRPKKKARLNGPVQIVGDSIRVSVGRGLWHASGASQWSILSKIVHRGLYKCKLQPALVYAAHHRENGDAPDVIIGMFFIRNKPYTALIDVGSMHSYIGCTVSGTLGILCKSIASEMTMVSPLGQTVRVNKLFRDVPLEVQGVTFAANLVELPFGEFDLILGMDWLVKHRASLDCATKRVVLKTTKDEKVVVIGELRDYLSNVVFALRAKKLVHKGCEVFLAYIGVSDSEAPTVENIRIVKDFLNVFLDELPGLPPHREAEFGIELLPRTALVSIALIDWS; from the exons ATGAGAACTAGAGGTACTTGTGGAAGGGGGATAAGAGGCTGCGACAGAGGCCGTGGAAGTGCTAGGGCTGGGTCTTCGGCATCGggccacatgcctaatgttgCACCAGCTTCACCGGTAAGTGAGACGGGATCTTATGGTCGAGCAGCTGGGGATAAG GGGGATAAAATAGTGGCAGGATACGAGGCAGAGTTCCTACGACTCAGTCGTTACGCTCGTGGGATGGTGGCAACCGATTATAAACGCTGTGTTCATTTTGAGTACGACCTCCAAGATGAATTACGGATACtgatagctcctcagagggagcgagactttgcTGTCCTAGTGGAAAAGGAAAAAATCACTGAGGACGTGAAGCGCTCTGAGGGCCAGAACCACGAGAAGAAAAGGGGCAGAAGTAGAAAGGATCCAGAGCCCTCAAGTTCTTTTAgtaggcctaagaaaaaggctagacTTAATGGGCCAGTTCAA ATTGTGGGAGACAGCATCAgggtgagtgttggaagaggattgTGGCATGCTTCAGGTGCGAGTCAATGGAGCATCTTGTCAAAAATTGTCCACAGAGGCCTGTACAAATGCAAGCTACAG CCAGCTCTGGTCTATGCTGCACATCACCGAGAGAACGGTGATGCTCCTGATGTGATAATTGGTATGTTCTTTATCCGTAATAAACCATATACTGCTCTAATTGATGTTGGGTCTATGCATTCATACATTGGATGTACTGTGTCTGGGACACTGGGTATCCTCTGTAAGAGTATTGCTAGTGAGATGACCATGGTAAGTCCACTGGGACAGACGGTAAGGGTAAACAAGTTATTCAGAGATGtgcctttggaggttcaaggggTTACCTTTGCGGCGAATTTGGTGGAGTTACCTTTTGGTGAATTTGACCTAAtcttaggtatggattggctggtaAAACACCGAGCAAGTTTAGATTGTGCTACTAAGCGTGTGGTACTAAAGACTACTAAGGATGAGAAGGTGGTTGTGATTGGGGAGCTTAGAGATTATCTATCAAATGTGGTTTTTGCACTAAGGGCTAAGAAATTGGTTCATAAGGGTTGTGAGGTATTTTTAGCCTATATTGGTGTCTCTGATTCTGAGGCCCCTACTGTTGAAAATATCAGAATAGTTAAGGATTTTTTGAATGTTTTCCTTGACGAGCTCCCTGGATTGCCTCCTCATCGTGAGgctgaatttggtattgagctcctACCTAGAACAGCTTTGGTGTCCATTGCCCTTATAGattggagttaa